One stretch of Streptomyces sp. R21 DNA includes these proteins:
- a CDS encoding CopD family protein produces the protein MRPITEAADAEGPGRRPGTGRAVALLALVGLATLIPLLGPRAALHGTGEAAAPGVGGIALLRAVLFAALCVPAGELLAARLARRVPGAPLEQAPRSWAPYAAIAGFVAALGLASVVATGNLLPHHLSDIDVGGLYQSRDGKLALLEVNAFLAAGLCALSRRPGTQVWPLAAAAAAEALRAHPATEHGPLVGSGLTLVHVTCAALWVGGLLHVLRLLRRWRGGPAGAALLGLYARVAAVLLAALTATGLWSALRRMPPGTIVDQLTTTAYGRTLLAKVLLVAAVAVLALWARLRLRRAPDPLSACSPARGEVVALGLVVTVSALLTALPLPIRWS, from the coding sequence ATGAGACCGATCACCGAGGCGGCCGACGCGGAGGGTCCCGGGCGGCGCCCAGGCACCGGCCGTGCCGTCGCCCTCCTCGCCCTGGTGGGACTCGCCACGCTGATCCCACTGCTCGGCCCGCGCGCCGCACTGCACGGAACCGGCGAGGCGGCGGCTCCCGGCGTCGGCGGGATCGCCCTGCTGCGTGCGGTCCTGTTCGCCGCGCTGTGCGTTCCGGCGGGCGAGTTACTGGCGGCCCGGCTGGCCCGCCGGGTGCCGGGCGCGCCCCTGGAGCAGGCGCCGCGCAGCTGGGCGCCGTACGCGGCCATCGCCGGCTTCGTGGCCGCGCTGGGGCTTGCGTCAGTCGTGGCCACGGGGAACCTGCTGCCACACCACCTCTCGGACATCGACGTCGGCGGGCTCTACCAGTCCCGGGACGGCAAGCTGGCGCTCCTGGAGGTCAACGCGTTCCTGGCGGCCGGACTGTGTGCCCTCTCGCGCCGGCCCGGCACCCAGGTGTGGCCGCTGGCCGCGGCGGCCGCGGCGGAGGCGCTGCGCGCGCACCCGGCGACGGAGCACGGCCCTCTCGTGGGCTCCGGCCTGACGCTCGTTCACGTGACCTGCGCGGCGCTGTGGGTGGGCGGCCTGCTGCATGTGCTGCGGCTGTTGCGGAGGTGGCGCGGCGGCCCGGCGGGTGCCGCGCTGTTGGGGCTCTACGCGCGCGTGGCGGCCGTTCTGCTCGCGGCGCTCACGGCGACGGGGCTGTGGAGCGCGCTGCGCCGGATGCCGCCGGGCACGATCGTGGACCAGCTGACGACGACGGCGTACGGGCGCACCCTGCTCGCCAAGGTGCTCCTCGTGGCCGCCGTCGCCGTCCTCGCCCTGTGGGCCCGCCTCCGTCTGCGCCGGGCGCCCGACCCGCTCAGCGCCTGCTCCCCCGCCCGCGGCGAGGTCGTGGCGCTGGGCCTGGTCGTCACGGTCTCGGCGCTGCTGACGGCGCTGCCACTGCCGATCCGCTGGTCGTGA
- a CDS encoding sterol desaturase family protein: protein MPNLPDVVVWSIPAFVLLTVIEMVSVRIHPDEEEAGYETKDAATSVGMGLGSLVFDFLWKIPIVAIYTAVYELTPLHVPVLWWTVPLMLLGQDFFYYWSHRGHHVIRLLWACHVVHHSSRKFNLTTALRQPWTTWTVWPFYVPLIALGVHPAALAFCSSTNLVYQFWIHTERIDKLPRAFEFVFNTPSHHRVHHASQGGYLDRNFGGILIVWDRLFGSFVAETERPVYGLTKNIATYNPLRVATHEYAAIARDVRKAANWRERAGRVFRGPGWQPASAAAVEQPVTEPVA, encoded by the coding sequence ATGCCCAACCTCCCCGACGTCGTGGTCTGGTCGATACCCGCCTTCGTGCTGCTCACCGTCATCGAGATGGTGAGCGTCCGGATCCATCCCGACGAGGAGGAAGCGGGGTACGAGACGAAGGACGCCGCGACCAGCGTCGGCATGGGGCTCGGCAGCCTCGTCTTCGACTTCCTGTGGAAGATCCCGATCGTCGCGATCTACACCGCGGTCTACGAACTGACCCCGCTGCACGTCCCGGTCCTGTGGTGGACCGTCCCGCTGATGCTGCTCGGCCAGGACTTCTTCTACTACTGGTCGCACCGCGGCCACCACGTGATCCGCCTCCTGTGGGCCTGCCACGTGGTGCACCACTCCAGCCGGAAGTTCAACCTGACCACCGCCCTGCGCCAGCCCTGGACGACCTGGACCGTCTGGCCCTTCTACGTCCCGCTCATCGCCCTCGGCGTGCACCCGGCCGCGCTCGCCTTCTGCTCCTCCACGAACCTCGTCTACCAGTTCTGGATCCACACCGAGCGCATCGACAAGCTCCCCCGGGCCTTCGAGTTCGTCTTCAACACGCCCTCGCACCACCGCGTCCACCACGCCTCCCAGGGCGGCTACCTGGACCGCAACTTCGGCGGCATCCTCATCGTCTGGGACCGCCTCTTCGGGTCGTTCGTCGCGGAGACCGAGCGGCCGGTGTACGGGCTGACCAAGAACATCGCCACGTACAACCCGCTGCGCGTGGCCACCCACGAGTACGCCGCCATCGCCAGGGACGTGAGGAAGGCCGCGAACTGGCGCGAGCGGGCGGGGCGGGTCTTCCGCGGACCGGGCTGGCAGCCGGCATCGGCGGCCGCCGTGGAGCAGCCCGTCACGGAGCCCGTCGCGTGA
- a CDS encoding DUF485 domain-containing protein: MATDAPPPPKSPTQLPSTEEFVTVQESAEFGELRRSHRSFAFPLTVGFIAWYLLYVLLSNYAGDFMGTKVVGNINVALVLGLAQFLTTFLIAWWYSRHAAAQLDPKADAIKSRMEGGA, translated from the coding sequence GTGGCCACCGACGCACCACCTCCCCCGAAATCCCCCACCCAACTCCCCTCCACCGAGGAGTTCGTCACGGTGCAGGAGAGCGCGGAGTTCGGTGAACTGCGCCGCTCCCACCGCTCCTTCGCCTTCCCGCTGACCGTCGGCTTCATCGCCTGGTACCTGCTGTACGTCCTGCTCTCCAACTACGCGGGCGACTTCATGGGCACCAAGGTCGTCGGCAACATCAACGTCGCCCTGGTCCTCGGTCTCGCCCAGTTCCTCACCACGTTCCTCATCGCCTGGTGGTACTCGCGGCACGCCGCTGCCCAGCTCGACCCCAAGGCGGATGCGATCAAGTCCCGGATGGAGGGCGGCGCATGA
- a CDS encoding CoA transferase, whose translation MTDITFAWSALGGDPALPSRVSTVARDGALDARLPVRELARICVGVCSLAAAELGARRAGRADVPEVRLDDGAVATAFVSERHLLIDGRAPVNFAPLSRFWHTADGWVRTHANYPHHRARLLDALGLPADSSVETVAAVLAERPAEDVENAVYAAGGLAVALRTAKEWTAHEQGAAVAGRPLVEHERLDTGHARVLAPIGDDPLLPAAGVRVLDLTRVIAGPVATRTLALLGADVLRVDAPQLPELPDQHADTGFGKRSATLDLGADRRAFEELLATADVVITGYRPGALDRFGLSPEALIERRPGLVVAQLSAWGAYGPWGGRRGFDSLVQVATGIAAIEGSPEQPGALPAQALDHGTGYLTAAAVLRALTEQLEQGHGRVVRLALARTAHWLLNGVERESAEGDLSSLPRLPYDRPEPWLAETDSALGRLRYALPPVSFEGGPVDWARPPGRWGADSARWA comes from the coding sequence ATGACCGACATCACGTTCGCATGGTCCGCACTGGGCGGTGACCCCGCGCTGCCGTCCCGGGTCTCGACGGTCGCACGGGACGGCGCGCTCGACGCCCGGCTGCCCGTACGGGAACTGGCCAGGATCTGCGTGGGGGTGTGCTCGCTGGCCGCCGCCGAGCTCGGGGCGCGGAGGGCCGGCCGTGCGGACGTGCCGGAGGTGCGTCTCGACGACGGGGCCGTCGCCACGGCGTTCGTCAGTGAGCGGCATCTGCTGATCGACGGGCGGGCGCCGGTCAACTTCGCGCCGCTGTCGCGCTTCTGGCACACCGCGGACGGCTGGGTGCGCACCCACGCGAACTACCCGCACCATCGCGCGCGGCTGCTCGACGCGCTGGGGCTGCCCGCGGACTCCTCCGTGGAGACGGTCGCCGCCGTGCTCGCGGAGCGGCCCGCCGAGGACGTGGAGAACGCCGTGTACGCCGCCGGGGGCCTCGCCGTGGCGCTGCGTACGGCCAAGGAGTGGACGGCGCACGAGCAGGGCGCCGCGGTCGCCGGCCGGCCCCTGGTCGAGCACGAGCGGCTGGACACCGGCCACGCGCGCGTGCTCGCGCCGATCGGCGACGATCCACTGCTGCCCGCCGCCGGTGTACGCGTCCTCGACCTGACCCGGGTCATCGCGGGCCCGGTCGCCACCCGCACCCTCGCCCTGCTGGGCGCGGACGTCCTGCGGGTGGACGCGCCCCAGTTGCCCGAACTCCCCGACCAGCACGCGGACACCGGCTTCGGCAAGCGGTCGGCGACGCTCGACCTCGGCGCCGACCGGCGCGCCTTCGAGGAGCTGCTCGCCACCGCCGACGTGGTGATCACCGGCTACCGGCCGGGCGCCCTGGACCGGTTCGGGCTCTCGCCCGAGGCACTGATCGAGCGCCGACCGGGCCTGGTCGTGGCCCAGTTGTCGGCGTGGGGCGCGTACGGGCCGTGGGGCGGGCGGCGGGGGTTCGACAGCCTCGTGCAGGTGGCCACGGGCATCGCGGCGATCGAGGGATCGCCGGAGCAGCCCGGCGCGCTCCCCGCCCAGGCACTCGACCACGGCACGGGCTACCTGACGGCGGCGGCCGTGCTGCGTGCGCTGACGGAGCAACTGGAGCAGGGGCACGGCCGCGTCGTACGACTGGCATTGGCGCGGACCGCGCACTGGCTGCTGAACGGGGTCGAGCGGGAGAGTGCGGAGGGTGACCTTTCGAGCCTTCCACGCCTTCCGTACGACCGGCCGGAGCCCTGGCTCGCCGAGACGGACAGTGCACTGGGCCGGCTGCGGTACGCCCTGCCGCCGGTCTCGTTCGAGGGCGGGCCGGTCGACTGGGCGCGGCCTCCGGGGCGCTGGGGGGCGGACTCGGCGCGCTGGGCCTGA
- a CDS encoding zinc-dependent alcohol dehydrogenase family protein → MRATTIHAPFDMRVEDVPEPEVRQPTDAVVRVLRSCICGSDLWAYRGEAARQPGQRIGHEFLGIVEETGSEVSTVRRGDLVVAPFMWSDGVCDYCREGLTTSCEHGGFWGSVGSDGGQGEAVRVPHADGTLVQLPKDAASDDHMLAALLTLSDVMGTGHHAALGAGARPGATVAVVGDGAVGLCAVLAAKRLGAERIIALGRHEVRTDIARRFGATDVVAERGDAAVEAVRELTRGQGAHGVVEAVGTEQSMRTAVNITRDGGAIGFVGVPHGSGTGLDLGVLFDRNIALRGGVAPVRAYIPELLPDVLDGTIDPSPVFDRTVGLEDVPAGYKAMDERTALKVLVAGS, encoded by the coding sequence ATGCGCGCCACCACCATCCACGCCCCGTTCGACATGCGTGTGGAGGACGTGCCCGAGCCCGAGGTGCGGCAGCCCACCGACGCGGTCGTGCGCGTACTGCGCTCGTGCATCTGCGGCAGCGACCTGTGGGCGTACCGCGGCGAGGCCGCGCGGCAGCCGGGGCAGCGGATCGGGCACGAGTTCCTCGGCATCGTCGAGGAGACCGGCTCCGAGGTCTCGACCGTCCGGCGCGGCGACCTGGTCGTGGCGCCGTTCATGTGGTCGGACGGCGTGTGCGACTACTGCCGCGAGGGGCTGACCACGTCCTGCGAGCACGGCGGCTTCTGGGGCTCCGTCGGCTCCGACGGCGGGCAGGGCGAGGCCGTGCGCGTCCCGCACGCCGACGGCACACTCGTCCAGCTTCCCAAGGACGCGGCCTCCGACGACCACATGCTGGCGGCCCTGCTCACCCTCTCCGACGTCATGGGCACCGGGCACCACGCCGCCCTCGGAGCGGGCGCCCGGCCCGGCGCGACCGTCGCCGTCGTCGGGGACGGCGCCGTCGGCCTGTGCGCCGTCCTGGCCGCCAAGCGGCTCGGCGCGGAGCGGATCATCGCGCTCGGCCGCCACGAGGTGCGTACGGACATCGCCCGCCGCTTCGGCGCCACCGACGTCGTCGCCGAGCGCGGCGACGCGGCCGTCGAGGCCGTGCGCGAGCTGACCCGGGGCCAGGGCGCGCACGGTGTCGTCGAGGCGGTCGGCACCGAGCAGTCCATGCGGACGGCCGTGAACATCACCCGCGACGGCGGCGCCATCGGCTTCGTCGGCGTGCCGCACGGCAGTGGCACGGGCCTGGACCTGGGCGTGCTGTTCGACCGGAACATCGCCCTGCGCGGCGGCGTCGCCCCGGTGCGCGCCTACATTCCGGAGCTGCTGCCCGACGTCCTCGACGGCACCATCGACCCGTCGCCCGTCTTCGACCGGACCGTCGGCCTGGAGGACGTCCCGGCGGGCTACAAGGCGATGGACGAGCGCACCGCGCTCAAGGTCCTGGTCGCGGGCAGCTGA
- a CDS encoding S8 family serine peptidase: protein MAHLRSRRRLALAVPVVLSLTASLGFLPGVASAAPLTTAASTTADGPNLAYVVNTKADHRTIESVKKAISAAGGSVVIAYEKIGVIVVHSANPDFGKQIRGARGVQSAGATRTAPLTAAGTTDEGAVQKLSAAEAAKVSGAATAAEEPLEADQWDLRAIGADKAAKINPGSKNVTVAVIDVGVDDTHPDLAPNFSASQSANCVGGKPDTTYGAWRPVDADHYHGTHVAGEIAAARNDIGVAGVAPGVKVAGITVGEPDSTQLFYPESVVCAFVFAADHGVEITNNSYYVDPWLYNCLDDPDQRAIVDAVNRAQLYAQSKGTLNVASAGNSNDDLDADSLVDDSSPDDSTPVPRTVDPHKCFDVPTQLPGVVTVSATGVTGAKSYYSSYGQGVVDVAGPGGDKYKIPDTPSKNGRILSTLPNNQYGYLQGTSMASPHVAAVAALLKSTHPWATPAQLQGLLKAQADNPGCPTDPYDGDGDGVVDATCVGGKVRNGFYGFGIVNALKAVK, encoded by the coding sequence ATGGCTCATCTGCGCTCAAGACGTCGCCTCGCCCTGGCCGTTCCGGTGGTTCTGTCCCTCACCGCCTCCCTCGGATTCCTGCCGGGCGTCGCGTCGGCCGCTCCGCTCACCACGGCCGCGTCGACGACCGCGGACGGTCCGAATCTGGCGTACGTGGTCAACACCAAGGCCGACCACCGCACGATCGAGTCGGTGAAGAAGGCGATCTCCGCGGCCGGCGGCAGTGTCGTCATCGCGTACGAGAAGATCGGTGTGATCGTCGTCCATTCGGCCAACCCGGACTTCGGCAAGCAGATACGGGGAGCGCGCGGGGTGCAGTCGGCGGGTGCCACGCGGACGGCGCCGCTGACGGCCGCCGGCACGACCGACGAGGGCGCGGTGCAGAAGCTGTCCGCCGCCGAGGCCGCCAAGGTCTCGGGGGCCGCCACCGCGGCCGAGGAGCCGCTCGAGGCCGACCAGTGGGACCTGCGCGCGATCGGCGCCGACAAGGCCGCGAAGATCAACCCGGGCAGCAAGAACGTGACGGTCGCCGTGATCGACGTCGGCGTCGACGACACCCACCCGGACCTCGCCCCGAACTTCTCCGCCTCGCAGTCCGCGAACTGCGTGGGCGGCAAGCCGGACACCACGTACGGCGCCTGGCGTCCGGTGGACGCCGACCACTACCACGGCACGCATGTGGCGGGTGAGATAGCCGCCGCCCGCAACGACATCGGCGTCGCGGGCGTCGCGCCCGGCGTGAAGGTCGCGGGCATCACGGTGGGCGAGCCGGACTCCACCCAGCTGTTCTACCCGGAGAGCGTCGTCTGCGCCTTCGTGTTCGCCGCCGACCACGGCGTCGAGATCACCAACAACAGCTACTACGTGGACCCGTGGCTGTACAACTGCCTCGACGATCCCGACCAGCGTGCCATCGTCGACGCGGTCAACCGCGCCCAGCTGTACGCCCAGAGCAAGGGCACCCTCAACGTCGCCTCGGCGGGCAACTCCAACGACGACCTCGACGCCGACTCGCTCGTCGACGACTCCAGCCCGGACGACTCGACCCCGGTGCCCCGCACGGTCGACCCGCACAAGTGCTTCGACGTGCCGACCCAGCTGCCCGGCGTCGTCACCGTGAGCGCGACGGGCGTCACCGGCGCCAAGTCGTACTACTCCAGCTACGGCCAGGGCGTCGTCGACGTCGCGGGCCCCGGCGGCGACAAGTACAAGATCCCGGACACGCCGTCGAAGAACGGCCGCATCCTCTCCACACTGCCGAACAACCAGTACGGCTACCTGCAGGGCACCTCGATGGCGTCGCCGCACGTCGCCGCGGTGGCCGCGCTGCTGAAGTCCACGCACCCGTGGGCGACTCCGGCCCAGCTGCAGGGGCTGCTCAAGGCGCAGGCGGACAACCCGGGTTGCCCGACCGACCCGTACGACGGTGACGGCGACGGGGTCGTGGACGCCACCTGCGTGGGCGGCAAGGTGCGCAACGGCTTCTACGGATTCGGCATCGTCAACGCGCTGAAGGCGGTCAAGTAA
- a CDS encoding lysoplasmalogenase, whose amino-acid sequence MNPRHARVLLVGFGVTAAVDLVSLVCGFTPGHLVAKPLLMPLLALFVVAGGGPRLLVAALLFGWGGDTFLLSDADSAFLAGMASFAAGHVCYLVLFRKTARARGGWLVGAYGVAVVATVALLWPGLPAELRVPVAGYSLLLTAMAYEATRLGLVAGLGGALFMVSDTLIATGVADWPQLPRPDFWIMLTYVAAQYLLARGVLGALGARPAPAAAYGEMRSTTP is encoded by the coding sequence GTGAACCCACGCCACGCGCGCGTGCTGCTCGTCGGCTTCGGCGTGACCGCCGCCGTGGACCTGGTCTCGCTGGTCTGCGGGTTCACCCCCGGCCACCTCGTGGCCAAGCCGCTCCTCATGCCCCTGCTCGCGCTCTTCGTCGTCGCAGGCGGCGGACCCCGGCTCCTTGTCGCCGCGCTCCTGTTCGGGTGGGGAGGCGACACGTTTCTCCTCTCGGACGCCGACTCCGCCTTCCTCGCCGGGATGGCGTCCTTCGCGGCGGGCCACGTGTGCTACCTCGTCCTCTTCCGAAAGACGGCACGCGCGCGTGGAGGGTGGCTCGTCGGCGCCTACGGCGTGGCGGTCGTCGCCACCGTCGCCCTCCTGTGGCCCGGCCTCCCCGCCGAACTGCGCGTCCCCGTCGCGGGCTACAGCCTGCTGCTGACCGCGATGGCGTACGAGGCCACCCGGCTCGGCCTCGTCGCCGGTCTCGGCGGAGCCCTCTTCATGGTCTCGGACACGCTCATCGCCACCGGGGTCGCCGACTGGCCGCAGCTCCCGAGGCCGGACTTCTGGATCATGCTCACGTACGTCGCGGCCCAGTACCTGCTGGCCCGCGGGGTGCTGGGAGCCCTCGGCGCGCGACCCGCGCCCGCGGCGGCGTACGGTGAGATGCGCTCAACCACCCCCTGA
- a CDS encoding S8 family serine peptidase, whose protein sequence is MTAPHPRSRRAIAVPLGMALATALAFLPNVSASAAPAAAPQASAADAPSLSYVVNIRPGKGTSSHVKKAVADAGGTIVASYDQIGVLVVHSSNAGFAKTVRTVRGVESAGATRNAPLPAQSTTDVGTPKVLTSEEVASAEAVDGQDPLEPLQWDLPAIKADKAHEVTLGSRDVTVAVIDTGVDDTHPDIAPNFDRDASVNCVSGKPDTTDGAWRPSASESPHGTHVAGEIAGAKNGVGITGVAPGVKVSGIKVANPDGYFYTEAVVCGFVWAAEHHVDVTNNSYYTDPWYFNCKDDPDQKALVDAVTRASQYAEKKGTVNVAAAGNENYDLAADSITDPVSPNDGTPSDRVIDPSKCSDIPTQLPGVVTVAATGAKGIKSSFSNHGLGVIDIAAPGGDSTRFQTPAPPATSGLILGPLPGAKWGYMAGTSMASPHVAGVAALIKSTHPHAPAALVKALLYAEADATPCTDPYDIDSDGKVDAVCEGTKNRNGFYGWGTADALDAVTK, encoded by the coding sequence ATGACAGCGCCTCACCCGCGCTCCCGCCGCGCGATAGCCGTCCCGCTCGGGATGGCTCTGGCGACGGCACTCGCCTTCCTGCCGAACGTCAGCGCGTCCGCGGCCCCCGCGGCCGCACCGCAGGCATCGGCGGCGGATGCGCCCTCGCTCAGCTATGTGGTCAACATCCGCCCCGGGAAGGGCACTTCGTCACACGTGAAGAAGGCCGTCGCCGACGCGGGCGGCACGATCGTGGCGTCGTACGACCAGATCGGCGTGCTCGTCGTCCACTCGTCGAACGCCGGCTTCGCCAAGACCGTCCGCACCGTGCGCGGTGTGGAGTCGGCCGGCGCCACCCGCAACGCGCCGCTGCCCGCGCAGTCGACCACCGATGTGGGTACGCCGAAGGTGCTGACCTCCGAAGAGGTGGCGAGCGCCGAAGCCGTCGACGGGCAGGACCCGTTGGAGCCCCTGCAGTGGGACCTGCCCGCCATCAAGGCGGACAAGGCGCACGAGGTGACGCTCGGCAGCAGGGACGTCACGGTCGCCGTGATCGACACCGGCGTCGACGACACACACCCCGACATCGCGCCCAACTTCGACCGCGACGCGTCGGTCAACTGCGTGTCGGGCAAGCCGGACACGACCGACGGGGCCTGGCGGCCCAGCGCCTCGGAGAGCCCGCACGGCACGCATGTCGCCGGTGAGATCGCGGGCGCGAAGAACGGCGTCGGCATCACGGGTGTCGCGCCCGGCGTGAAGGTCTCCGGCATCAAGGTGGCCAACCCGGACGGCTACTTCTACACGGAGGCCGTGGTCTGCGGCTTCGTGTGGGCGGCCGAGCACCACGTCGACGTGACCAACAACAGCTATTACACCGACCCCTGGTACTTCAACTGCAAGGACGACCCGGACCAGAAGGCCCTGGTCGACGCGGTCACCCGCGCCTCGCAGTACGCGGAGAAGAAGGGCACGGTCAACGTCGCGGCGGCGGGCAACGAGAACTACGACCTGGCGGCCGACTCGATCACCGACCCGGTCTCGCCCAACGACGGGACGCCGAGCGACCGGGTGATCGACCCCTCCAAGTGCTCTGACATCCCGACCCAGTTGCCGGGCGTCGTCACGGTCGCGGCGACCGGTGCGAAGGGCATCAAGTCGTCCTTCTCCAACCACGGCCTGGGCGTCATCGACATCGCCGCGCCCGGCGGCGACTCGACGCGGTTCCAGACCCCGGCCCCGCCGGCCACCAGCGGCCTGATCCTGGGCCCGCTGCCCGGCGCCAAGTGGGGCTACATGGCCGGTACGTCGATGGCCTCGCCGCATGTCGCGGGTGTCGCCGCGCTCATCAAGTCGACGCACCCGCACGCTCCGGCAGCCCTGGTGAAGGCACTGCTGTACGCGGAGGCCGACGCGACGCCGTGCACCGACCCGTACGACATCGACAGCGACGGCAAGGTCGACGCGGTGTGCGAGGGCACGAAGAACCGCAACGGCTTCTACGGCTGGGGCACCGCGGACGCGCTGGATGCGGTGACGAAGTAA
- a CDS encoding cation acetate symporter, which yields MSPAQTFLAAGEASEHRPLIISLFAVFVVATLVITVWAGRQTKGAADFYAGGRQFTGFQNGLAVSGDYMSAASFLGIAGAIALFGYDGFLYSIGFLVAWLVALLLVAEPLRNSGRYTMGDVLAYRMRQRPVRTAAGTSTIVVSIFYLLAQMAGAGVLVSLLLGITSDAGKVGIVALVGVLMIVYVTIGGMKGTTWVQMVKAVLLIIGALLLTFLVLLKFDFNISDLLGKAAENSGKGSPFLEPGLKYGATSTTKLDFISLGIALVLGTAGLPHILIRFYTVPTAKTARKSVNWAIGLIGGFYLMTLALGFGAAALIKPDEIIASNKAGNTAAPLLALHLGGVDSNWGAILLASISAVAFATILAVVAGLTLASSSSFAHDIYANVIKKGQATEKQEMTAARYATVGIGAVSILLGALARDLNVAGLVALAFAVAASANLPTILYSLFWKKFTTPGALWSIYGGLVTAVGLVLFSPVVSGKPTSMFPDVDFHWFPLENPGIISIPVGFLLGWLGTLLSKEEPDTGKYAELEVRSLTGTGAH from the coding sequence ATGAGCCCCGCACAGACGTTTCTCGCCGCAGGTGAGGCGAGCGAGCACCGGCCGCTGATCATCAGCCTCTTCGCGGTGTTCGTCGTCGCGACCCTGGTCATCACCGTCTGGGCGGGCCGCCAGACCAAGGGCGCCGCCGACTTCTACGCGGGCGGCCGCCAGTTCACCGGATTCCAGAACGGCCTCGCCGTCTCCGGCGACTACATGTCCGCCGCGTCGTTCCTCGGCATCGCGGGCGCGATCGCCCTCTTCGGCTACGACGGCTTCCTGTACTCCATCGGCTTCCTGGTCGCCTGGCTGGTGGCCCTGCTCCTGGTCGCCGAACCGCTGCGCAACTCCGGCCGCTACACCATGGGCGACGTCCTCGCGTACCGCATGCGCCAGCGCCCGGTGCGCACGGCCGCCGGCACCTCCACGATCGTCGTCTCGATCTTCTATCTGCTGGCCCAGATGGCGGGCGCCGGCGTCCTCGTCTCGCTGCTCCTCGGCATCACCAGCGACGCGGGCAAAGTCGGCATCGTCGCCCTGGTCGGCGTCCTGATGATCGTGTACGTCACCATCGGCGGCATGAAGGGCACCACCTGGGTGCAGATGGTCAAGGCCGTCCTGCTGATCATCGGCGCCCTGCTGCTCACCTTCCTGGTCCTGCTGAAGTTCGACTTCAACATCTCCGACCTGCTCGGCAAGGCGGCCGAGAACAGCGGCAAGGGCAGCCCCTTCCTGGAACCCGGCCTCAAGTACGGCGCCACCTCGACCACCAAGCTGGACTTCATCTCGCTCGGCATCGCCCTGGTCCTGGGCACCGCGGGCCTGCCGCACATCCTGATCCGCTTCTACACCGTGCCCACCGCCAAGACCGCGCGGAAGTCCGTGAACTGGGCGATCGGCCTCATCGGCGGCTTCTACCTGATGACGCTCGCGCTCGGCTTCGGCGCCGCCGCGCTCATCAAACCCGACGAGATCATCGCCTCCAACAAGGCGGGCAACACGGCCGCACCACTCCTTGCGCTCCATCTCGGCGGAGTCGACTCCAACTGGGGCGCCATCCTGCTCGCCTCCATCTCCGCCGTCGCCTTCGCCACGATCCTCGCGGTCGTCGCGGGCCTGACGCTGGCCTCCTCCTCGTCGTTCGCCCACGACATCTACGCGAACGTCATCAAGAAGGGCCAGGCCACCGAGAAGCAGGAGATGACCGCCGCCCGGTACGCCACGGTGGGCATCGGCGCCGTATCCATCCTGCTGGGCGCACTCGCCCGCGACCTCAACGTCGCAGGCCTCGTCGCGCTCGCCTTCGCGGTCGCCGCCTCCGCCAACCTGCCGACGATCCTCTACAGCCTCTTCTGGAAGAAGTTCACCACCCCGGGCGCGCTGTGGTCGATCTACGGCGGCCTGGTCACCGCCGTCGGCCTCGTGCTGTTCTCGCCGGTCGTCTCCGGCAAGCCCACCTCGATGTTCCCGGACGTCGACTTCCACTGGTTCCCGCTGGAGAACCCCGGCATCATCTCCATCCCGGTCGGCTTCCTGCTGGGCTGGCTCGGCACGCTGCTGTCCAAGGAGGAGCCCGACACCGGCAAGTACGCCGAGCTGGAGGTCCGCTCCCTCACGGGTACCGGCGCGCACTGA